CTGAAGACCACTTTGCCTGTTGACTCGTAGGGCGGGTCTGGTTCGGGGCACCGGTAGACCTTCAGTATAGTTACCTTATATGCACTAAGTGGTGGTTGTGCGTGATAAATAACGTATAAGGCgattacaacaaaaaataatgtagatgaCATCTCTGTAACTATCAGTGCAGCTACAACTGTGCCCAGTAGTGATCTGGTACACTATTGTTGTTTCCAAGTTGATTATCCTAGACCCTTGAACAAATTGAATTCGACGGATTATTTTTAAATCgttaaaacctatttaaaatcTCATTAGTGATATGTACTAGTTGATAATGGTGGCTGAAACAGAAATCATGATTTTGTTCAACAGGCTGCAAAAAAATTACCTCCAGTGTATTTAAACATTTGCATTTGAATCAAGTCGCAAGATGAATATAACATACCGAATCCGCGCGGCAGCGGGCCATCGCCTTAAGAGATTTTTTGGACAGGTCATTTGTGACCACTCTGCTTACCAATGGGTGTGATACATCATAACGCTGACAGGCTCGCAGCTTATCAAGCTATCACTGATAATAGATAGTCCATCATTTTTAAGACCACATTCGTAGCCACTGTAGTCGTAACATAACCACACAGCGATTTCAACATATTTAGATTGTAAAGGTCTACTCAATAATACCAGGCTTTCTCAGAAATTACCAATATCTTCTACGTCGCGAGTCGTggatttaaataaattgcacAAAAAGTTACTTCTATACTCATATGtccaatttaaattcaaaacagTTAAAAACCCATTTTGTTAATGAAAATCATTTCACCACAGGTGGCAGCTGCTTCAACacggcgcacgcgcacgcgcccGCGCCACCGCCGCAGCCGCCGCGGCGCGAGCGTTTCACCATTAACCCAGGTAACCCGCACTTTGTGCTACCGTTTATGAAGTCTTTACAATATTGTTATATCGGATAGATATCGAATAATCCACTGTTCTCTTTTCTGTTTCGGATAGTTATGTATGAACAGTTTCTTTTGAGCAATGCTAAAAGTTGAGTGATGTTTGACGTTGTGTCGTGACGTAGGAGGCGAGCCGGAGCTGGTGGTGCCGGTgccgggggcgggggcggcggcgggcgaGGGGGGCTTAGTGTCGCGCAGCGCGTCGGCGGGCAGCGCGCGCGTGGACAGCGCCGACTGCTTCGAGGTGGAGGACCTGGACGACGCCGGCTGGGAGTTCGTCAAGCGGCCCGCGGACCCGCTGCCCGGAGGTGCTGCACACGCTCTCATCCTCATCTATTCCATGTTTGAAAATTATCATATATAATGTAACCCGTATACTATGCAAAAAAATTACCTCCAGCGTATTTAAACATTTGCATATTAATGTTGTACGGTTGTCCTACAAAAATCGATCCCATTTAAATTGCgggtaatattatgtaattcgTAATATCTGAATGCAAATGTCTCATAAATGACCGATTCGTGAAACACTCGCAGATTCAGAAGTGCTGATGACGGAGAACTCGGCAAGCCCGGGGCAAAGCCGCGCGAGCAGCCCGCCGAGCACGGGCgggccgcggccgccgccggcGGGGCCGGGGGCGGAGGCCGAGGGGGGCACGCCCCGCCGCGCCGCGTCGGAGCTGGAGCTGCACCGCTCGGAGTCGGCGCACACGCCCGACTCCAGCAGCCTGCAGGACGAGCCGCTCATGGACGACCCTGGTAACGTTTGAACCTCTGTGTATAATATATGTCTATAAGAGCGCCGGAGCCACAGCTGCGCCATTAGTTGATGAGCTAGATCCATAAAGTACGTTGTGTGGCGGCAGAGTGCAGCGCGGGCCCCGAGCCGGTGTCGCTGTCGCTGGTGTCGCGCGAGGCGGAGCTGGAGGCGCTGTCCGTGAAGCAGCTGAAGGAGCTGCTGGCGCGCAACCGCGTGGAGTACCGCGGCTGCCTGGAGCGGGCCGACCTGCTGGAGCGCGCGCGCACGCTCTACCGCGACCACCACAAGTATAAAGACGGTACGGACACACGTTAACCACTCACACACCCTGATAGCACCGGGGGACAAGACAAACCATTATATATTATTAGGAGCATCTGGTctctaaaactaaattaaagtataataaagaattattattattaaagtatggcaccttcagcgctccccatttgttcggccaagtagaaATGAGATACGTgataaatctacaatatatgataaaaaaatacatttaaccCGAAAGCCGTTGTTCTGTTAATGcattttattgcaaaataatgttaattttattGCATTTAATTCATAGCCTCGGCCGACGCAGACGGATCGTTCAATATCACTTAGACGAGCTTTGAAGGGATACATCACGTGAGTTTTTATTTGACGAACAGAGCTAGGTCGGACTTTTATTTTCTTGATGTGTCTTGTGTCCCACCGTGTAACGTCCGAGCGCGACAGACGTGCAGACGAGGTCCGCCTCACCACGTGGTGTGTTCCGCAGACGTGGACAGCCTGCCGCTGGAGGAGTGCTGCAAGATCTGCATGGCGGCGCGGCTGGAGTGCGTGCTGCTGGAGTGCGGGCACATCGCGGCGTGCACGCAGTGCGCCCGCCAGCTGGCCGAGTGCCCCATCTGCCGGCGCTACGTGGTGCGCGCCGTGCGCTTCTTCCGCTCCTAGGGCGCGCGCGCACGCCAACTACGCCGACTGTTCGATCTGCCTTCCACCAACTACACATTGTTTAACCTAATGCAGTTTTTTTAACGAAGAACTTGTCAACAATCTTGATAGAAAATTTAGGAGTAAATATTACACTGCTCCGCGGCCCTCCCAGTGACCCTGCCG
The nucleotide sequence above comes from Pectinophora gossypiella chromosome 6, ilPecGoss1.1, whole genome shotgun sequence. Encoded proteins:
- the LOC126367583 gene encoding E3 ubiquitin-protein ligase RNF34, translating into MIAVGGGCKMPCESCGVQFSVFRRKRACSECERLYCAACLRRGGGMCAPCRALSTRPLARQAITHLKARDLQCFLQRQNVSTRGCVEKDELVSLCVSHVNSAAYRRRGARGAGAGGAFTSLKGFTSNINELLNSAFDLRPAAQPQPPPPPPPRGGSCFNTAHAHAPAPPPQPPRRERFTINPGGEPELVVPVPGAGAAAGEGGLVSRSASAGSARVDSADCFEVEDLDDAGWEFVKRPADPLPGDSEVLMTENSASPGQSRASSPPSTGGPRPPPAGPGAEAEGGTPRRAASELELHRSESAHTPDSSSLQDEPLMDDPECSAGPEPVSLSLVSREAELEALSVKQLKELLARNRVEYRGCLERADLLERARTLYRDHHKYKDDVDSLPLEECCKICMAARLECVLLECGHIAACTQCARQLAECPICRRYVVRAVRFFRS